A genome region from Anopheles stephensi strain Indian chromosome 2, UCI_ANSTEP_V1.0, whole genome shotgun sequence includes the following:
- the LOC118507117 gene encoding coiled-coil domain-containing protein 39 — protein sequence MVDSQPYIIRAMEEMGLAEGGFIPIANEENKRLMEAINRLAGSKTESTGKVAISDQRLGNLKVHLKNAQQEFEQNSRLIGVDKNQITAEHGLLKVSQNERSFFRQQLSDAKQEHSELKKHDERAQGNMKKMTGNVEKYTERIKWAEKTLSEWRQVMGDGDKRIKLIQKYCKEDTSRAEAYEAKRKQLENKIASRRSVLVTLYEEYKSLEQVLERTSQLFRQAHYERRHMVRTWKEAVKHMNQREAGIKLVERDIDSAREVTEMLQCDLQAQVEFLEQQQRNNHEIELRIADLNVEVSKLRNRLTALNDSVQLKTNEYQITRKAVQNLSNKLSTMRYRNRHALTDEEEKEKQIHENLSELELLRDKLDNFRSKSLCAQDRLRQLNEIVESEEKQIRAMEAETERLSTAMYRAQQQLFAMKEEEKLLKVEVHSTEAGKVKIKAAIENMRKEITRQQDISYNVNYNIEQVQKRIVNMQGAGNTQEAANQAHAKLAHAQALLAEKRESLTILLAQTVKDQQDFRQSSLVFQQDAAEIERMTGKWKEKTLLVEGGEKKVRQCKADNQDRLVEKSLLKMRIKQMERQLDSQSDKMYTLERHRMELEAAINKRMVDITAQKDMLALKRKYLAEERAQLRADISERTLKIEQLKNRYELSLDLLGKNEDGTIVTATQIKIQTAQEKYMLLREGSELNVKILKAEEDLKALENSLKVMNYANDKYKRGFQKVDDENPDMIAMDNIQADYCKAVAALKSVRSDLSMNTENLHDLNECREQNDKALEQAQKVRLDSNDVLLRIQKELLDQRTKIQRAERELKLAIKAAKAKTNDDDLMLIFQKDLNLKELEERNSNALQHLADLVEQNSELAASVSKHCYERGLRLPLIKRTKSQISWRSENSHGTEYSGRVETISSKQASRLSICTTTTSSRNTDSSDDIAKSFDNRMSAGLSVILIDFPGSKGAAAGKSTKK from the exons ATGGTTGATTCACAGCCGTACATTATCCGCGCGATGGAGGAGATGGGACTAGCCGAGGGTGGCTTCATCCCGATCGCAAATGAGGAGAACAAACGATTAATGGAGGCGATCAATCGGCTGGCTGGAAGCAAGACGGAATCGACGGGCAAAGTGGCGATTAGCGACCAACGGCTGGGCAATCTGAAAGTCCATCTCAAGAATGCGCAACAAGAGTTCGAACAGAACTCTAGGCTGATCGGGGTGGACAAAAACCAAATCACTGCCGAGCATGGATTGCTCAAGGTGTCCCAGAACGAGCGGTCCTTCTTCCGGCAGCAACTGTCGGACGCGAAGCAGGAGCACTCGGAGCTGAAGAAGCACGATGAGCGGGCTCAAG GAAACATGAAAAAAATGACCGGAAACGTTGAGAAGTACACGGAGCGTATCAAGTGGGCGGAAAAGACACTGTCCGAATGGAGACAGGTGATGGGAGACGGGGATAAGAGGATCAAACTCATCCAGAAGTACTGCAAGGAAGACACCAGCAGGGCTGAAGCGTATGAAGCGAAGAGAAAACAGTTGGAGAACAAAATTGCCTCCCGACGGTCGGTGCTCGTAACGCTGTACGAGGAGTACAAGTCGTTGGAGCAAGTCCTCGAGCGAACCTCGCAACTCTTCCGACAAGCGCACTACGAACGGCGCCATATGGTACGCACCTGGAAGGAGGCGGTAAAGCACATGAACCAACGGGAAGCCGGCATAAAGCTTGTCGAGCGGGATATTGACAGCGCGCGCGAAGTTACAGAAATGTTGCAATGTGACCTGCAGGCGCAGGTCGAGTTCCtcgagcagcaacagcgcaACAACCACGAAATCGAGCTCCGCATTGCCGATCTGAATGTGGAGGTTTCGAAACTTCGTAACAGACTTACGGCGCTCAACGATAGTGTCCAGCTCAAGACGAACGAGTACCAAATTACGCGCAAAGCAGTACAAAATCTTTCGAACAAACTGTCCACCATGCGGTACCGCAACCGGCATGCCCTGACCGACGAAGAAGAGAAGGAGAAGCAGATCCACGAAAATCTCAGCGAGCTTGAGCTGCTGCGCGACAAACTCGACAACTTCCGGAGCAAGAGTCTGTGTGCGCAGGACCGGTTGAGGCAGTTGAACGAAATCGTCGAATCGGAGGAAAAGCAGATCCGAGCGATGGAAGCGGAAACGGAGCGTCTGTCCACGGCAATGTACCGTGCCCAGCAGCAACTGTTTGCGAtgaaggaggaggaaaagcTGCTGAAGGTGGAGGTCCACTCGACCGAGGCCGGGAAGGTCAAGATAAAGGCGGCGATCGAAAACATGAGGAAGGAAATCACAAGGCAGCAGGACATATCGTACAACGTGAACTATAACATCGAGCAGGTGCAGAAGCGGATCGTTAACATGCAGGGAGCGGGCAATACGCAGGAAGCAGCCAATCAGGCCCATGCCAAGCTGGCTCACGCCCAAGCGTTGCTTGCCGAGAAGAGAGAAAGCTTGACCATTTTGCTAGCACAAACGGTTAAGGACCAGCAGGACTTCCGGCAATCGAGCCTGGTGTTCCAGCAGGATGCCGCCGAGATCGAGCGGATGACGGGCAAGTGGAAGGAGAAGACGCTGCTGGTCGAGGGAGGCGAAAAGAAGGTGCGCCAGTGTAAGGCCGACAATCAGGATCGGTTGGTGGAGAAGAGCTTGCTCAAGATGCGCATTAAGCAGATGGAGCGGCAGTTGGACAGTCAGAGCGACAAGATGTACACACTGGAGCGGCACCGGATGGAGCTGGAGGCAGCCATCAACAAGCGTATGGTGGACATCACCGCCCAGAAGGACATGCTTGCGCTGAAGCGGAAGTATCTTGCCGAAGAGCGGGCTCAACTGCGGGCGGACATCTCGGAGCGTACGTTGAAGATCGAGCAGCTCAAGAATAGGTACGAGCTGTCGCTGGATCTGTTGGGGAAAAACGAGGACGGCACGATTGTGACAGCAACGCAGATAAAAATTCAAACCGCGCAAGAAAAGTACATGCTGCTGCGGGAAGGAAGCGAGCTGAACGTGAAGATACTGAAAGCCGAGGAAGACCTGAAAGCGCTCGAGAATTCGCTCAAGGTGATGAACTACGCGAATGACAAGTACAAGCGCGGCTTCCAGAAGGTGGATGACGAGAATCCGGATATGATTGCGATGGACAACATTCAGGCGGACTACTGTAAGGCTGTGGCAGCGCTGAAGAGCGTACGGTCGGATTTGTCCATGAACACGGAGAATCTGCACGATCTGAACGAGTGCCGGGAGCAGAACGATAAAGCGCTGGAGCAAGCGCAGAAGGTGCGGCTGGACAGCAATGATGTGTTGCTGCGCATTCAGAAGGAGCTGCTGGATCAGCGGACCAAGATCCAGCGGGCCGAACGTGAGCTGAAGCTAGCGATCAAGGCGGCAAAGGCGAAGACGAACGATGACGATCTGATGCTGATCTTCCAGAAGGACCTCAACCTGAAGGAGTTGGAAGAGCGCAACAGCAACGCGCTGCAGCATTTGGCCGACCTGGTGGAGCAAAACAGTGAGCTGGCGGCATCGGTCAGCAAGCATTGCTACGAGCGTGGTTTGCGGTTGCCGCTGATCAAGCGAACGAAGAGTCAGATCTCGTGGCGCAGTGAGAATTCCCACGGCACGGAGTACAGTGGCCGCGTGGAAACGATTTCTTCCAAGCAAG CGTCCCGTCTCTCGATCTGCACCACCACGACATCCTCGCGCAACACGGACTCTTCAGATGATATTGCGAAATCGTTCGATAATCGCATGAGTGCCGGCCTGTCGGTCATCTTGATTGACTTCCCGGGAAGCAAGGGGGCTGCTGCCGGCAAATCGACCAAGAAGTAA
- the LOC118507120 gene encoding uncharacterized protein LOC118507120, with protein MKRVQKEILEEKTKELTASEQYIINLYKQEGIIDLADNSSHVSVSSATTPDLADGAGGDKAPTEDPMPSSSGSVAGPSMIRKPTLPNPLGTLNNGMKASSTFNPISPSTASVISISSTSSAASGVTASSCATSSASGRYSLIKSVAQKVGRSAEIVKQKVQDTFLHGLTAGKLQQHQRTLNAIDLNKSELCVKPTAVHKLERRGVEGEPAECDDSDSLKSEQNHFIPIVQSMPKSSFSCNTFRRVPTVRPVPSPLKYESSPKSSSFQPLKHKRSLSAFKVVKLEVLTPPQIPWADSGAQSSASKKKAQPTSTARQRGRPRRIQLKFTPTKTQKPPAQKDTHAVVSSSSGRTRRTVATTTRPVTLKDIIVSDQQRREQQIEMERRDFEFAQKLQQKLNRSLGVMQEIQRQQPPVHRSTAAYSLRRKGPVEDCGTVESGSSSSSSKPDSASSSSTKKTPAQTTRKRKATSSSVENDVPSSSSPAKRATPEMKTRRQTRQTRVMMKNGNNSSLDELPEHHADEQQQHSVAVPVRKSTRNKTR; from the exons ATGAAACGTGTTCAAAAAGAGattctggaagaaaaaacgaaagaactGACCGCTTCCGAGCAGTACATCATTAATCTATACAAGCAGGAAGGAATAATTGACCTGGCTGACAACAGCAGCCACGTTTCGGTGTCCTCGGCAACCACACCCGATCTGGCGGATGGTGCGGGGGGTGATAAAGCACCCACCGAAGATCCGATGCCATCTAGTTCCGGATCGGTGGCTGGCCCATCCATGATACGCAAACCCACTTTGCCAAACCCGTTAGGGACGCTTAACAACGGAATGAAGGCGTCCAGTACATTCAACCCAATTTCTCCTTCGACGGCAAG TGTTATCTCCATTTCCTCAACGTCATCAGCTGCATCCGGCGTAACGGCCTCGTCCTGCGCTACATCTTCCGCCTCTGGACGCTACAGCTTAATCAAATCGGTTGCCCAAAAGGTCGGTCGATCGGCCGAAATCGTAAAGCAAAAGGTGCAGGACACGTTCCTGCACGGATTGACTGCGGGGAAATTGCAGCAACATCAGCGCACCCTGAACGCGATCGATCTGAACAAAAGTGAGCTGTGCGTTAAGCCAACCGCAGTGCACAAACTGGAACGTCGCGGGGTGGAAGGCGAACCGGCCGAATGCGACGATTCGGATAGTTTGAAATCGGAACAGAACCACTTCATCCCGATCGTACAATCGATGCCGAAAAGCAG CTTCTCGTGCAATACATTTCGGCGCGTGCCAACCGTCCGACCCGTTCCGTCACCGCTTAAGTACGAATCGTCCCCGAAGAGTAGCTCGTTCCAGCCGCTCAAACACAAACGCTCGCTGTCGGCATTTAAGGTTGTGAAACTAGAAGTTCTAACGCCACCGCAAATTCCTTGGGCAGACAGTGGCGCTCAGTCGTCCGCGAGCAAGAAGAAAGCACAGCCCACCAGCACCGCGCGCCAGCGTGGCCGCCCACGTCGAATACAGCTCAAGTTTACACCCACCAAAACGCAGAAACCGCCGGCCCAGAAGGACACACACGCCGTCGTTAGCTCTTCAAGCGGTCGCACCAGGCGCACGGTAGCTACGACCACCAGGCCAGTCACTTTAAAGGACATCATAGTAAGCGATCAGCAGCGGCGCGAGCAACAGATCGAGATGGAGCGACGCGATTTTGAGTTTGCACAGAAGCTGCAGCAAAAGCTTAACCGGTCGCTCGGCGTAATGCAAGAGATACAGCGGCAGCAGCCGCCGGTTCACCGAAGTACCGCCGCCTACTCACTGCGCCGCAAAGGACCGGTCGAAGATTGCGGCACCGTCGAGAGcggaagtagcagcagcagcagcaaacctgACTCggccagcagtagcagcacgaAGAAAACGCCCGCTCAAACGACACGCAAACGAAaggccaccagcagcagtgtggAGAATGACGTTCCTTCCAGTTCCTCGCCAGCGAAGCGCGCTACGCCAGAGATGAAAACAAGGCGGCAAACGAGACAGACGCGTGTCATGATGAAGAATGGGAATAATTCTAGTCTAGATGAGCTGCCCGAGCATCATGCGgacgaacaacagcaacattcGGTAGCAGTACCGGTGCGCAAGTCCACCAGAAACAAGACTCGCTAG